In Sorghum bicolor cultivar BTx623 chromosome 10, Sorghum_bicolor_NCBIv3, whole genome shotgun sequence, one genomic interval encodes:
- the LOC8085313 gene encoding uncharacterized protein LOC8085313, which yields MYASRSFADEKRRRCRQAVPASASSPATSASATPTASSSSSTSTAPFAHPLPSSVLESTTKAAAPNPQSPELVATPTPAVAPPSTESAAQLQDDPEFYQDLLRGLQLPDIDPMDFRAGLDALDVSDVAFCLEDEQDLLLGDFGDEELEIDLDLDDINDVFPKMPGCDLGRGMDDFLQTVDFCV from the coding sequence ATGTACGCCTCCCGGAGCTTCGCCGACGAGAAGCGCCGCCGCTGCAGGCAGGCTGTGCCCGCTTCCGCTTCCTCACCTGCTACTTCGGCAAGCGCTACCCCGACGGCGTCCTCTTCCTCGTCCACCTCGACTGCTCCATTCGCGCACCCGTTGCCGTCGTCCGTGCTTGAATCCACCACCAAGGCAGCAGCGCCAAACCCGCAGTCTCCAGAGCTGGTCGCGACACCAACACCCGCCGTCGCGCCACCGTCCACTGAGTCTGCTGCTCAGCTGCAGGACGACCCAGAGTTCTACCAGGACCTTCTGCGCGGCCTGCAGCTGCCCGACATCGACCCGATGGATTTCCGCGCTGGCTTGGACGCGCTCGACGTCTCCGACGTGGCCTTCTGCCTAGAGGACGAACAAGACCTACTGCTTGGGGACTTCGGGGATGAAGAGCTAGAGATTGACCTCGACCTCGACGACATCAACGATGTCTTCCCGAAGATGCCTGGGTGCGACCTCGGCCGCGGCATGGACGACTTCCTGCAAACCGTCGATTTCTGCGTGTGA
- the LOC8085314 gene encoding glycine-rich protein DOT1: MSGEGTDGGGGGASHGAEDPGATEGPRAAKAPLRCPAGTGGGAGGQGVADDVSSQGGGGFPVAHAGRSGGDGVPGGKGVEDDVGTGGPGTGASGCPGGGAGGPGGQGVEDGGASACLLRGGTSVLVERTSSVQQPGGDDVTGNPTSGAAPAAPHGGRSQEEQAFTGSGRLKGNVYSRGQNNKQKRTVVREKQPATHKTA; encoded by the coding sequence ATGAGCGGCGAGGGAACCGacggcggtggtggcggcgccAGCCACGGGGCCGAGGACCCCGGGGCAACGGAAGGACCGCGCGCCGCAAAGGCACCTCTGAGATGTCCAGCGGGCACCGGCGGCGGAGCGGGAGGCCAGGGCGTTGCAGATGACGTCAGCAGCCAAGGAGGCGGTGGGTTTCCGGTCGCTCACGCAGGCCGAAGCGGCGGAGACGGCGTTCCAGGCGGCAAAGGCGTCGAGGACGATGTGGGGACCGGAGGCCCGGGTACGGGCGCCTCTGGATGCCCTGGGGGCGGCGCCGGTGGTCCAGGCGGTCAAGGTGTCGAGGACGGCGGGGCGAGCGCATGCCTCCTGAGAGGAGGGACGTCGGTTTTGGTGGAGAGGACCAGCTCAGTCCAACAGCCGGGTGGGGACGATGTCACCGGAAACCCGACTAGCGGCGCAGCCCCAGCGGCACCCCATGGCGGACGGAGCCAGGAGGAGCAAGCTTTCACCGGCAGCGGAAGACTGAAAGGCAATGTGTATTCTCGGGGTCAGAACAACAAGCAGAAAAGAACTGTAGTGCGCGAGAAGCAACCCGCAACCCACAAAACAGCCTGA